The Nostoc sp. NIES-3756 DNA window GAACAAGCACAAGTAACTGAAGGGACAAACATAAATTTTAGTGTCGAAGGTAACAGTATAGTAATTACACCAAAGAGACGAAAAAAATATACGCTTGATGAGTTACTTGAAGGGATGACCCCTGA harbors:
- a CDS encoding AbrB/MazE/SpoVT family DNA-binding domain-containing protein; translation: MTAFVAKWGNSLAVRIPRSIAEQAQVTEGTNINFSVEGNSIVITPKRRKKYTLDELLEGMTPDNFHPEFETGDAVGNEAW